A stretch of Megalobrama amblycephala isolate DHTTF-2021 linkage group LG14, ASM1881202v1, whole genome shotgun sequence DNA encodes these proteins:
- the etnk1 gene encoding ethanolamine kinase 1 isoform X2, whose protein sequence is MANYIHVPDGAPEVPKLDVTVDEHDYRAGALKLVKTLRPHWKPSEVKMKFFTDGITNKLIGCYVGGSMQEVVLVRVYGNKTELFVDRENEVKSFRVLQAHRCAPRLYCTFNNGLCYEFLQGVALEPEHIRSPAIFRNIARQLAKYHAIHAHNGWVPQSDLWLRMSKYFSLVPTHFEDPEMDQRLNSEVPSSACLRDEMIWLQQSLSKLGSPVVLCHNDLLCKNIIYNQKEDVSLPKSLHLLHRAIATDWRCSVCPARTPPGPEMSNSLTTNMLGTITKPLTLGITSMNLQV, encoded by the exons ATGGCCAATTACATCCATGTCCCAGATGGCGCACCGGAGGTTCCTAAATTAGACGTGACTGTAGATGAGCACGATTACAGAGCCGGAGCGCTGAAACTCGTCAAGACGCTCAGACCCCACTGGAAACCTTCTGAGGTCAAAATGAAG tttttcaCTGATGGCATCACAAACAAGCTGATTGGCTGTTACGTCGGCGGGTCCATGCAGGAAGTAGTCCTGGTACGGGTCTACGGGAACAAGACGGAACTGTTTGTGGACCGTGAAAACGAAGTGAAGAGCTTCCGTGTCCTGCAGGCACACCGGTGCGCTCCGCGACTCTACTGCACCTTCAACAACGGCCTGTGCTATGAGTTTCTGCAGGGTGTGGCCCTGGAGCCCGAGCACATCCGCAGCCCTGCCATCTTCAG gAACATTGCAAGGCAGTTGGCAAAATATCATGCCATACATGCCCACAATGGCTGGGTGCCCCAGTCAGACCTCTGGCTGAGAATGAGCAAGTACTTTTCTCTTGTTCCTACACACTTCGAGGACCCTGAGATGGACCAGAG GCTGAACAGTGAGGTGCCCAGCTCCGCATGTCTTAGAGACGAGATGATCTGGCTTCAGCAGAGCCTTTCTAAACTGGGTTCCCCAGTCGTTCTCTGTCACAACGATCTGCTCTGTAAGAACATCATCTACAACCAAAAGGAAG ATGTGAGTTTGCCCAAATCTCTTCATCTGCTGCACAGGGCTATAGCCACTGACTGGAGGTGTTCAGTGTGTCCCGCTAGGACGCCACCGGGTCCG GAAATGTCAAATTCATTGACTACGAATATGCTGGGTACAATTACCAAGCCTTTGACATTGGGAATCACTTCAATGAATTTGCAG GTCTGA
- the etnk1 gene encoding ethanolamine kinase 1 isoform X1, with translation MANYIHVPDGAPEVPKLDVTVDEHDYRAGALKLVKTLRPHWKPSEVKMKFFTDGITNKLIGCYVGGSMQEVVLVRVYGNKTELFVDRENEVKSFRVLQAHRCAPRLYCTFNNGLCYEFLQGVALEPEHIRSPAIFRNIARQLAKYHAIHAHNGWVPQSDLWLRMSKYFSLVPTHFEDPEMDQRLNSEVPSSACLRDEMIWLQQSLSKLGSPVVLCHNDLLCKNIIYNQKEGNVKFIDYEYAGYNYQAFDIGNHFNEFAGLNEVDYTLYPSRELQLQWLRAYLEAYKEYKSQGKQVSNTEVEVLYVQVNRFALASHFFWGLWALIQAQYSTIDFDFLGYAVLRFNQYFKMKPEVTSLHLPE, from the exons ATGGCCAATTACATCCATGTCCCAGATGGCGCACCGGAGGTTCCTAAATTAGACGTGACTGTAGATGAGCACGATTACAGAGCCGGAGCGCTGAAACTCGTCAAGACGCTCAGACCCCACTGGAAACCTTCTGAGGTCAAAATGAAG tttttcaCTGATGGCATCACAAACAAGCTGATTGGCTGTTACGTCGGCGGGTCCATGCAGGAAGTAGTCCTGGTACGGGTCTACGGGAACAAGACGGAACTGTTTGTGGACCGTGAAAACGAAGTGAAGAGCTTCCGTGTCCTGCAGGCACACCGGTGCGCTCCGCGACTCTACTGCACCTTCAACAACGGCCTGTGCTATGAGTTTCTGCAGGGTGTGGCCCTGGAGCCCGAGCACATCCGCAGCCCTGCCATCTTCAG gAACATTGCAAGGCAGTTGGCAAAATATCATGCCATACATGCCCACAATGGCTGGGTGCCCCAGTCAGACCTCTGGCTGAGAATGAGCAAGTACTTTTCTCTTGTTCCTACACACTTCGAGGACCCTGAGATGGACCAGAG GCTGAACAGTGAGGTGCCCAGCTCCGCATGTCTTAGAGACGAGATGATCTGGCTTCAGCAGAGCCTTTCTAAACTGGGTTCCCCAGTCGTTCTCTGTCACAACGATCTGCTCTGTAAGAACATCATCTACAACCAAAAGGAAG GAAATGTCAAATTCATTGACTACGAATATGCTGGGTACAATTACCAAGCCTTTGACATTGGGAATCACTTCAATGAATTTGCAG GTCTGAATGAGGTGGACTACACCCTTTATCCTAGTCGAGAGCTCCAGTTGCAGTGGCTCCGAGCCTATCTGGAGGCCTACAAGGAGTACAAATCACAGGGCAAACAGGTCTCTAATACTGAAGTGGAGGTCCTTTACGTGCAAGTCAACCGCTTCGCCTTG GCATCTCATTTCTTCTGGGGACTGTGGGCATTAATCCAGGCTCAGTACTCCACCATTGACTTTGACTTCTTGGG ATATGCAGTTCTCCGTTTCAACCAGTACTTCAAGATGAAACCCGAGGTGACTTCACTGCACCTTCCAGAATAA